The DNA sequence GCCCATAAAGCCGAAAATCCAGAGTATGTAGCCCATAAGTACGCTGTGGGTGTCCGGTGTCATGTCAAAATCCTTTCGTGCAAAATCGGTCGCCGACCGTGTAATTGTAGACCAAATTTAGCGCCGGTCGAGCGGCGCTCCGGCAAAGGGCGAACACCCTTCCAATCCGTGAAAGACAGCCGTATAATGGCGGCAAGCGTAAATACGCATGTATTTGTTTATTAAACTTTAACTGATTAAGGTAATGGAATGAACAACAGAAGACTTTGGCTTATCGACGCAGGCTATCTCAACTCGGTGCAACGGACTTTGGGAGAAGACTTCAAGCTGGATTATCTTAAGCTGAGAAACAAGATTGAAGAAGACGGAGAAATATGGCGGGCATTTTTTCTCACTTCGTCGGACAAGGACGAATCCGGGAATCAGTTCTATAACTGGCTCAAAACCGGCAAGCCTCTCGGACCCGCTATAATAGTAAAGATTTACGGCTACAAGGAAATATATCTTACTAAAGCGTTCTGCGACGATTGCAACTCAATGACTGAGGTTTTGTGCAAGAATAAAACCGGCAACGCGCCCCACCGCATACACAAAAGAGAGCAAAAAGGCGTAGACGTAGGCCTCGCGACGCTGGCCCTTACGATGCTCGATTCCTACGACACGCTCGTCCTCTCCTCCGGCGACGCCGACCTGCTCGACGCCATCGAATACATCCTCAACGTCGCGCACAAAAAGCTGGAGCTGGTCGTTTTCCGGCACGGGGTGGCGGGGGACCTTCAGTGCCGGGCGGACAAAATCCACTGGATTAATGATTTTGCTTCG is a window from the bacterium genome containing:
- a CDS encoding NYN domain-containing protein, with the translated sequence MNNRRLWLIDAGYLNSVQRTLGEDFKLDYLKLRNKIEEDGEIWRAFFLTSSDKDESGNQFYNWLKTGKPLGPAIIVKIYGYKEIYLTKAFCDDCNSMTEVLCKNKTGNAPHRIHKREQKGVDVGLATLALTMLDSYDTLVLSSGDADLLDAIEYILNVAHKKLELVVFRHGVAGDLQCRADKIHWINDFASEVSK